In the Herpetosiphon gulosus genome, one interval contains:
- a CDS encoding FtsK/SpoIIIE domain-containing protein: MDAEAVQIGALILAMALVALMFRQRFGRDWREFRLWQAQQRANQPEPTTISQFKPLATSLDPRTLPEAGTALLNPPHDLRVLAHELRQTNKRFVLPLGWRSVQGVVSLVHGSLIDDFTHVQVSGATGSGKDGWVRTALLYLCLTNPAERLQLALVDGKAGLSWLGWREKAHVGLFAEAEHELAPALTWLTEQRLQRQKLLKAAECERWEEYQAHDLPLLVVFISELTLLEQAIGAKQLEQWLNSELTSGRAAGIRYIIATQTFSNLSTRFRSQISLAVAGYQPRDDADEPNTTLPTKAFPSSALPPSRLPCPPAGAGVFSCVQGRNAVTVRTSFIDKTQRQQLLSLLPDRQQALPILEVAPTKAASLPIATEQPLIALAQTPSQSYNRYDLAQLLLQYLNRPDQLLDSELFRNACSIEYKRLRSYAGVARLFWGKDAAPNKSRLIKQALERQANPNEQEMLANLLGTVA, from the coding sequence TTGGACGCTGAGGCAGTACAAATTGGGGCATTAATTTTGGCAATGGCCTTGGTGGCCTTGATGTTTCGTCAGCGCTTTGGCCGCGATTGGCGCGAATTTCGGCTGTGGCAAGCTCAACAACGGGCGAATCAGCCTGAACCAACCACCATCAGCCAATTTAAACCCTTGGCGACCAGTCTCGATCCACGGACTTTGCCCGAAGCTGGCACAGCATTGCTCAATCCACCCCATGATCTACGAGTTTTAGCCCACGAATTGCGTCAAACCAACAAACGTTTTGTGTTGCCCTTGGGCTGGCGTAGTGTTCAGGGCGTGGTTTCGTTGGTGCATGGCTCGTTGATCGACGATTTTACCCATGTACAAGTCAGCGGGGCAACTGGCTCGGGCAAAGATGGTTGGGTGCGCACCGCGCTGCTCTATCTGTGTCTCACCAATCCTGCTGAGCGCTTGCAATTGGCCTTGGTTGATGGTAAGGCGGGCTTATCGTGGCTAGGTTGGCGCGAAAAAGCCCATGTTGGCTTATTTGCTGAAGCGGAGCATGAACTAGCTCCAGCCTTGACATGGCTGACTGAACAGCGTTTGCAGCGCCAAAAATTGCTCAAGGCCGCTGAATGCGAGCGCTGGGAAGAATATCAAGCTCACGATCTGCCCTTATTAGTTGTGTTTATCAGCGAATTGACCTTGCTCGAACAAGCAATCGGAGCTAAACAGCTTGAGCAATGGCTCAATAGCGAGTTGACCAGTGGCCGCGCCGCTGGCATTCGCTATATTATCGCCACTCAAACATTTAGCAATTTGAGCACCCGTTTTCGTTCGCAAATCAGCTTGGCTGTGGCTGGCTATCAACCGCGTGATGATGCTGATGAGCCAAATACGACGCTTCCAACCAAAGCCTTCCCCAGTAGTGCCTTGCCACCATCGCGTTTGCCCTGCCCACCCGCAGGCGCTGGCGTATTTAGCTGTGTTCAAGGCCGCAATGCCGTCACGGTACGTACCAGCTTTATCGATAAAACTCAGCGCCAACAATTGCTGAGCCTCTTGCCAGACCGCCAACAAGCCCTGCCAATTCTCGAAGTTGCACCAACTAAAGCAGCCAGTTTGCCGATTGCCACCGAACAACCTTTGATTGCCCTCGCCCAAACCCCCAGCCAAAGCTACAATCGCTATGATTTGGCCCAACTTTTGTTGCAATACCTCAATCGCCCCGACCAATTGCTCGATAGCGAGCTTTTTCGCAATGCTTGCAGCATCGAATACAAACGGTTGCGCAGTTATGCTGGTGTGGCACGCTTGTTTTGGGGCAAAGATGCCGCTCCCAACAAAAGCCGCCTGATCAAGCAAGCCCTCGAACGCCAAGCTAACCCCAATGAGCAAGAAATGTTAGCCAATTTGCTTGGCACGGTTGCCTAA
- a CDS encoding protein kinase — protein MRIEDLIGKQLGRYTIKRILGRGGMAAVFEAEDTILSRLVALKVLYAQYVADASLVERFRREAILAARLEHAHIVPIYDVGESDGVVYIAMKLLAGQSLQDSLLIDSTLPPERVGEIVRQVASALDYAHGRGVVHRDIKPGNVMLDADNQVVLTDFGIAKSLDAPGLTTTGVMVGTPDYMAPEQIDSKIGPVDARADIYSLAVMAYRMLTGARPFDGSTTDILLAHLSRVPEAASLRNPHVPPSIDAVLSAALAKKPADRTKSAGLFARALNEAIGSPTGIAATPPPGAKQAVVIPSVAAEQIVAKAQGAGQTAASTRHKRPSTWPILLLIGLIITGVLMFVTDTVLDNRQEAKQTLATEAAERGQYQTQVAQIGVTQTALAAQINQTPTATLPVSSTATVEASAPSPTTEAEQPSQAAQATARPVATQVVPVAASPTLAPTNNPPTPTVATPTVLAACIGPLQGGFGTLWRTNPNIAEALGCPSSGEAASTASIQYFDGGMMYWVGNSDQIYVYYSAAASGSWQSFTNPNDPSYDEPRETAPAGKLEPIRGFGTLWHTISDIRSALSWANSPEYPITGVVQYFPNGMMLFSPALEGRPDRIWVMTNDGSWTRYTDPN, from the coding sequence ATGCGCATCGAAGATTTAATTGGCAAGCAACTTGGGCGCTATACGATTAAGCGCATTCTTGGGCGCGGCGGTATGGCCGCAGTATTCGAGGCCGAGGATACCATTTTGAGCCGATTGGTGGCGCTCAAAGTTTTATATGCGCAATATGTTGCCGATGCTAGCCTTGTTGAGCGCTTTCGGCGTGAGGCAATTTTGGCGGCTCGCTTGGAGCATGCGCATATCGTGCCAATTTATGATGTTGGCGAATCCGATGGCGTGGTCTATATCGCCATGAAACTGCTGGCTGGGCAATCATTGCAAGATAGCTTGTTAATTGATAGCACCTTGCCGCCAGAACGCGTTGGCGAAATTGTGCGTCAAGTTGCGAGCGCCTTAGATTATGCCCATGGTCGTGGGGTGGTACATCGCGATATCAAGCCAGGCAACGTGATGCTTGATGCTGATAATCAAGTTGTTTTGACTGATTTTGGGATTGCCAAATCGCTTGATGCCCCAGGCCTTACCACTACTGGCGTGATGGTTGGCACGCCCGATTATATGGCTCCTGAGCAGATCGATAGCAAAATTGGCCCGGTTGATGCGCGGGCTGATATCTATTCGCTGGCGGTGATGGCCTATCGCATGTTGACTGGGGCACGACCCTTCGATGGCTCGACGACTGATATTCTGCTGGCGCATCTTTCGCGTGTGCCCGAAGCGGCTTCATTGCGTAACCCACATGTGCCGCCATCAATTGATGCAGTGCTCAGTGCGGCGCTGGCTAAAAAACCTGCTGATCGGACCAAATCGGCAGGCTTATTTGCCCGAGCTTTAAATGAAGCCATTGGCTCGCCCACTGGGATTGCGGCCACTCCGCCGCCTGGGGCCAAGCAAGCAGTGGTCATTCCGAGTGTTGCCGCTGAACAAATTGTGGCCAAGGCCCAAGGTGCAGGCCAAACAGCTGCAAGCACCCGTCACAAACGCCCATCAACCTGGCCAATTCTATTGTTAATTGGCTTGATTATTACCGGCGTGCTGATGTTTGTCACTGATACCGTTTTGGATAATCGCCAAGAGGCCAAACAGACCCTTGCGACTGAAGCCGCCGAACGGGGTCAATATCAAACCCAGGTTGCCCAAATTGGGGTAACCCAAACCGCTTTAGCCGCCCAAATCAACCAAACACCAACCGCAACTCTGCCTGTCAGCAGCACCGCCACGGTTGAAGCGAGCGCTCCTAGCCCTACAACTGAGGCTGAGCAACCAAGCCAAGCTGCTCAAGCAACCGCTCGGCCCGTTGCAACTCAGGTAGTTCCAGTAGCAGCAAGCCCTACGCTTGCCCCAACCAATAATCCGCCAACCCCAACCGTGGCAACTCCAACGGTTTTGGCAGCCTGTATTGGGCCATTGCAAGGTGGTTTTGGCACACTTTGGCGCACTAATCCCAACATTGCCGAAGCGTTGGGCTGCCCGAGTAGTGGCGAGGCCGCTAGCACCGCCTCAATTCAATATTTCGATGGCGGTATGATGTATTGGGTTGGCAATAGCGACCAAATTTATGTTTACTATAGCGCGGCGGCCAGCGGCTCGTGGCAAAGTTTTACCAACCCTAACGATCCTTCATATGACGAGCCACGCGAAACCGCACCTGCTGGCAAATTGGAGCCAATTCGTGGCTTTGGTACGCTTTGGCATACGATTAGTGATATTCGCTCAGCATTAAGTTGGGCCAATAGCCCCGAATACCCAATTACTGGTGTGGTGCAATATTTCCCCAATGGCATGATGTTGTTCTCGCCAGCCCTCGAAGGTCGTCCAGACCGCATTTGGGTCATGACCAATGACGGCAGTTGGACGCGCTATACCGATCCAAATTAA
- the priA gene encoding primosomal protein N': MYAHVALNAYLPDNPEAILTYAVPPHLRPLSVGALVWVPLGPRRVQGVVLEFSTQRPQGFVVRDILEHADPEAIAAPAQLALAQWFSQTQAVRLWDAVQLTMPPGVKQEIERTWRPTEHGQKIELGTLDERERAILFHLRRVGEQSERQLRVDLRGSDADLRRSYTELHERGLIALGSLVSRPAAKPKREWSAKPTSANPAEALAELSKAPRLAAIFQAILEQAVDGELVLLPELRDVGATLNHLRSLALRNLIQLEQIEVRRDPLLGRIPPLEFPPELTLEQERGWRQIVAAQDTASRTGKAKPILLHGVTGSGKTELYLRAIGRALRNGGQALVLVPEIALTTQLVRRFAARFPQQLAVLHSELSVGERYDEWRRLRRGDAQVAIGSRSAIWSPMGKLQLIIVDEEHEHSFKHEATPYYHARDLAVKLAELAGAVLILGSATPSLETAYAVQINKYEVLELHERVGRKTVAGVTKADPIPMPPVQIVDMRSELKAGVRSMFSRPLQSAIQRTLDKREQTILFLNRRGIASFVMCRDCGTTIQCPRCAVALAVHATEGDPAAPATLRCHYCGHVDWVPRNCPSCFSTRIRDFGVGTQRVVEEVKLLYPQARVMRWDRDVTGRKGSHEALLNQFTQHEADILVGTQMVAKGFDLPLVTLVGVITADTALNLPDFRSGERTFQLLAQVAGRAGRRAGGGQVIIQSYNPEHYAIQAAAQHDYRQFYREEIAFRRTAHYPPFSRLIRFMTQSPSNKTVERVVRQFDTQLREELERRRIRDWAIIGPSPAFLQKVRDLYRWHILVRLPYPTDLLHDLKIPSGWTIDVDPVSLL, encoded by the coding sequence ATGTATGCCCACGTTGCCCTGAATGCCTATTTGCCCGATAACCCCGAGGCGATTTTGACCTACGCTGTGCCGCCGCATCTCCGGCCTTTGAGCGTTGGCGCGTTGGTTTGGGTTCCGCTTGGGCCGCGTCGCGTGCAGGGCGTGGTTTTAGAATTTAGCACTCAACGACCTCAAGGCTTTGTGGTGCGCGATATTTTAGAACACGCCGACCCCGAAGCGATCGCCGCGCCAGCTCAATTGGCCTTGGCCCAATGGTTTAGCCAAACTCAGGCCGTGCGGCTGTGGGACGCTGTGCAATTGACCATGCCACCTGGGGTGAAGCAAGAAATTGAGCGCACATGGCGGCCAACCGAGCATGGCCAGAAGATCGAGCTTGGCACACTCGATGAGCGCGAACGGGCAATTTTGTTTCATTTACGGCGGGTTGGCGAGCAAAGCGAACGTCAGCTCCGCGTCGATTTACGTGGCTCGGACGCTGATCTGCGACGTAGTTATACCGAGTTGCATGAACGTGGCTTGATTGCCTTGGGTAGTTTGGTTTCGCGACCTGCGGCTAAACCTAAGCGCGAATGGAGTGCCAAGCCAACCAGCGCCAATCCTGCCGAAGCCTTGGCTGAGTTGAGCAAAGCTCCACGCTTGGCCGCAATTTTTCAGGCAATTTTAGAGCAAGCAGTTGATGGTGAACTGGTGCTGTTGCCCGAGTTGCGTGATGTTGGCGCAACCTTGAACCATTTACGTAGTTTGGCCTTGCGCAATTTGATTCAGCTTGAGCAAATTGAGGTACGCCGCGACCCCCTGCTTGGCCGCATCCCGCCCTTGGAGTTCCCACCCGAACTGACGCTTGAGCAAGAACGCGGTTGGCGGCAGATTGTTGCGGCCCAAGATACAGCAAGTCGAACTGGCAAAGCTAAACCAATCTTGTTGCATGGCGTGACGGGTAGCGGCAAAACCGAGCTGTATTTGCGGGCAATTGGCCGGGCCTTGCGTAATGGCGGACAAGCCTTGGTGCTCGTGCCCGAAATTGCCTTAACAACCCAATTGGTTCGGCGTTTTGCCGCCCGCTTTCCGCAACAATTGGCGGTGCTACACTCCGAACTGAGCGTTGGCGAACGCTATGATGAATGGCGGCGCTTGCGGCGCGGCGATGCCCAAGTAGCAATTGGCTCGCGTTCAGCAATTTGGTCGCCGATGGGCAAATTGCAGTTAATTATTGTTGATGAAGAACACGAACATTCCTTCAAACACGAAGCCACGCCCTACTATCACGCCCGTGATTTGGCAGTGAAATTGGCTGAATTAGCTGGAGCCGTGTTGATTTTGGGCAGCGCCACGCCCTCGCTAGAAACTGCCTACGCTGTGCAGATCAACAAATATGAAGTTTTGGAATTACACGAACGGGTTGGGCGCAAAACGGTGGCGGGAGTCACCAAAGCTGATCCCATTCCCATGCCGCCAGTACAAATTGTGGATATGCGTAGCGAACTCAAGGCTGGAGTGCGTTCGATGTTTAGTCGTCCCTTGCAAAGCGCGATTCAACGTACCCTCGATAAGCGCGAACAAACAATTTTATTTTTGAATCGGCGCGGGATTGCCTCATTTGTGATGTGTCGCGATTGTGGTACGACGATTCAATGCCCACGTTGTGCCGTAGCCTTGGCGGTGCACGCAACCGAGGGCGATCCAGCTGCGCCTGCAACCTTGCGTTGCCACTATTGTGGCCATGTCGATTGGGTTCCGCGCAACTGCCCAAGCTGTTTCAGCACCCGCATTCGCGATTTTGGGGTTGGCACGCAACGAGTGGTCGAAGAAGTCAAATTGCTCTATCCCCAAGCGCGGGTGATGCGTTGGGATCGCGATGTGACTGGGCGCAAAGGCTCACACGAAGCGTTGCTGAATCAATTTACTCAGCACGAAGCCGATATTTTGGTGGGAACCCAAATGGTTGCCAAGGGCTTTGATTTGCCGTTGGTCACCTTGGTTGGGGTAATCACCGCTGATACTGCCTTGAATTTGCCTGATTTTCGTTCAGGCGAGCGCACATTTCAATTGTTGGCTCAAGTGGCGGGGCGGGCAGGGCGGCGGGCGGGCGGTGGTCAGGTGATTATCCAAAGCTATAATCCTGAACATTATGCGATTCAAGCCGCCGCGCAGCACGATTATCGTCAATTTTATCGCGAAGAAATTGCCTTTCGTCGCACCGCCCACTACCCACCATTCAGCCGCTTGATTCGCTTTATGACTCAATCGCCATCGAACAAAACTGTCGAGCGGGTTGTACGCCAATTCGATACCCAATTGCGCGAGGAGCTAGAACGGCGGCGCATCCGCGATTGGGCGATTATTGGGCCATCGCCAGCCTTTTTGCAAAAAGTGCGCGATCTCTATCGTTGGCATATTTTGGTGCGCCTGCCCTACCCCACTGATCTGCTGCACGACTTGAAAATCCCCTCAGGCTGGACGATCGACGTTGATCCAGTTAGTTTGTTGTGA
- the acnA gene encoding aconitate hydratase AcnA, with product MTHKRQDDFGAKATLTVGDRSLVYYRLNKLEEAGIATVSKLPFSIKVLLEAMLRNNDGFAVTKQDVENMARWNAANPEKIEVPFKPARVILQDFTGVPAVVDLAAMRAAMAQQGGDPQRINPLVPVDLVIDHSVQIDQFGSKMALFFNAEREFERNAERYEFLKWGQQAFDNFSVVPPETGIVHQVNLEYLAKVVQVFTEEGELVALPDSLVGTDSHTTMINGLGVVGWGVGGIEAEAVMLGQPIYMLLPEVIGFKVTGQLPEGATATDLALTVTELLRKKGVVGKFVEFYGPGVANMALSDRATIANMAPEYGATMGFFPVDQETIHFLRSTGRSDELADLVEAYSKAQGLFLDANSPEAEYTDTVHLDLSTIVPSVAGPKRPQDRVELQNTKASFQKSLTAPIAERGFALSTEKAENTATVQNNGHSATIGHGAVVIASITSCTNTSNPSVMLGAGLLAKKAVEKGLTVAPYVKTSLAPGSRVVSSYLEQAELIEPLEALGFHVVGYGCTTCIGNSGPLPEPVAAAVQEGELVAAAVLSGNRNFEGRINPLVKAAYLASPPLVVAYALAGTINLDLATEPLGNDKEGNPVYLRDIWPSQSEIQETVRKAIKPEMFTQQYGNVFAGSDAWKRVQAPTGNIYAWNNDSTYIQHPPFFQDLQPEPAPIGDIKGARVLALLGDSVTTDHISPAGSIAKNSPAAKYLIDNGVEPQDFNSYGARRGNHEVMMRGTFANIRLKNLLLNGVEGGYTLYFPTGEQQSIYDASMAYQASGTPLVILAGKEYGTGSSRDWAAKGTYLLGVKVVIAESYERIHRSNLVGMGVLPLQYRAGESAASLGLKGDETFSVEGINADLQARSELTVRTVRPDGSELSFQAVVRIDTPVEVEYYKNGGILHTVLRQLAKTA from the coding sequence ATGACGCACAAACGCCAAGATGATTTTGGGGCCAAAGCCACGTTGACCGTCGGTGATCGGTCGTTGGTTTACTATCGGCTCAACAAACTCGAAGAAGCTGGGATTGCCACTGTCTCCAAATTGCCGTTCTCAATCAAGGTGTTGTTGGAAGCTATGCTACGCAACAACGATGGTTTTGCCGTAACCAAACAAGATGTTGAGAATATGGCGCGTTGGAATGCCGCCAATCCCGAAAAAATTGAAGTTCCGTTTAAGCCAGCCCGCGTAATTTTGCAAGACTTCACGGGCGTTCCGGCAGTAGTTGACTTGGCTGCAATGCGGGCTGCGATGGCTCAGCAAGGTGGCGATCCCCAACGTATTAACCCACTAGTTCCGGTCGATTTAGTAATTGACCACTCGGTGCAAATTGATCAATTCGGCTCAAAAATGGCCTTGTTCTTCAATGCCGAACGCGAATTTGAACGCAACGCCGAGCGCTATGAGTTTTTGAAATGGGGTCAGCAAGCCTTCGATAACTTCAGCGTCGTGCCACCCGAAACCGGGATTGTGCACCAAGTCAACCTTGAATACTTGGCAAAAGTTGTTCAAGTGTTCACCGAAGAAGGCGAATTGGTAGCCTTGCCTGATTCGTTGGTTGGCACCGACTCACACACCACCATGATCAATGGTCTTGGCGTGGTTGGTTGGGGTGTTGGCGGGATCGAAGCCGAAGCAGTTATGCTTGGTCAGCCAATCTACATGCTCTTGCCTGAAGTGATTGGCTTCAAAGTAACTGGCCAATTGCCTGAAGGTGCGACCGCGACTGACTTAGCCTTGACCGTCACCGAATTGCTGCGCAAAAAAGGTGTGGTCGGCAAGTTCGTCGAATTCTATGGCCCAGGCGTGGCCAATATGGCGCTCTCAGACCGCGCAACGATTGCCAATATGGCTCCCGAATATGGCGCAACCATGGGCTTCTTCCCCGTCGATCAAGAAACTATCCACTTCTTGCGCAGCACTGGCCGCTCGGATGAATTGGCCGATTTGGTCGAAGCTTACAGCAAAGCTCAAGGCTTGTTCCTTGATGCCAACTCACCCGAAGCCGAATATACCGACACTGTGCATTTAGATCTTTCGACGATTGTGCCAAGCGTTGCTGGCCCCAAGCGCCCGCAAGATCGGGTCGAATTACAAAACACCAAGGCTTCGTTCCAAAAATCGTTGACCGCACCAATCGCTGAGCGTGGTTTTGCCTTATCAACTGAGAAGGCCGAAAACACTGCTACGGTGCAAAATAACGGTCATTCGGCCACAATTGGTCATGGCGCTGTCGTCATTGCCTCGATCACCAGCTGTACCAACACCTCAAACCCATCGGTGATGTTGGGTGCTGGTTTGCTAGCCAAAAAAGCCGTCGAAAAAGGCTTGACTGTTGCTCCTTACGTCAAAACCAGTTTGGCTCCTGGCTCACGGGTGGTTTCAAGCTATCTTGAACAAGCCGAATTGATTGAGCCACTTGAAGCACTGGGCTTTCACGTTGTTGGTTATGGCTGTACCACTTGTATCGGTAATAGCGGGCCGTTGCCCGAGCCAGTTGCCGCCGCCGTGCAAGAAGGCGAGTTGGTTGCTGCTGCCGTGTTGAGCGGTAACCGCAACTTTGAAGGCCGGATCAATCCACTGGTCAAGGCGGCATATTTGGCCTCACCACCATTGGTTGTAGCCTATGCCTTGGCTGGCACGATCAATCTTGATCTGGCAACTGAGCCATTGGGCAACGACAAAGAAGGCAATCCAGTTTACTTGCGCGACATTTGGCCAAGCCAAAGTGAAATTCAAGAAACCGTGCGCAAAGCGATCAAGCCTGAAATGTTTACCCAACAATATGGCAATGTCTTTGCTGGCAGCGATGCTTGGAAGCGCGTGCAAGCGCCAACTGGCAATATCTATGCTTGGAACAACGACTCGACCTATATCCAACATCCGCCATTCTTCCAAGATTTGCAGCCTGAGCCAGCGCCAATCGGCGATATCAAGGGCGCACGGGTTTTGGCTTTGTTGGGCGATTCGGTAACCACTGACCACATCTCGCCAGCAGGTTCGATCGCTAAAAATAGCCCAGCCGCCAAGTATTTGATTGATAATGGGGTTGAGCCACAAGATTTCAACTCGTATGGTGCACGCCGTGGCAACCACGAAGTGATGATGCGTGGCACATTTGCCAACATCCGCCTGAAAAACTTGTTGTTGAATGGGGTTGAAGGCGGCTATACACTCTACTTCCCAACTGGCGAACAACAATCGATTTACGATGCCTCAATGGCCTATCAAGCTAGCGGCACGCCGTTGGTGATTTTGGCTGGCAAGGAATATGGCACTGGTAGTTCACGCGACTGGGCTGCTAAAGGCACCTATCTCCTAGGCGTAAAAGTAGTCATTGCCGAAAGCTACGAACGGATTCACCGCTCGAACTTGGTCGGGATGGGCGTGTTGCCATTGCAATATCGCGCTGGCGAATCGGCGGCTAGCCTTGGCTTGAAAGGCGACGAAACCTTCTCAGTCGAAGGCATCAACGCCGATTTACAAGCTCGCTCAGAATTGACCGTGCGGACAGTACGCCCTGATGGCAGCGAACTCAGCTTCCAAGCTGTCGTGCGGATCGATACGCCAGTTGAAGTTGAATACTACAAGAACGGTGGGATTCTCCACACCGTTCTACGTCAATTGGCCAAAACCGCCTAA
- a CDS encoding glycosyltransferase family 1 protein produces the protein MQIAIDASRLAVGQRTGTESYTTELVRALAQTDRTNHYCLYVNQLPAALPPLGRNWQIKPIPAPRLWTHLRLGPTWQIDRPDVAFVPAHVLPSLPPRRSVVTIHDLGYEHHPESHPARQRLYLRYSTLWSARMASQIIAISEATKRDLLHYTGIAAEKISVIYHGVHERFYPHSSEQIKATAAKYGLHDKYLLFISTIQPRKNLVRLIEAYAQARQYCPDLPMLALGGKTGWLTEQITRQAQQLGISQYVAFLGYVADDDLPALLSGATIYLLPSLYEGFGMTVLEAMASGVPVITSNVSSLPEVAGDAALLVEPTQTDTIAAAIVELWQNPQQRHDLAQRGLAWAKQWTWQRCAEQTLAVLTTVGQHGSF, from the coding sequence ATGCAGATTGCAATTGATGCTAGTCGTTTGGCGGTTGGGCAGCGCACTGGCACCGAATCATATACAACTGAATTAGTGCGAGCGCTGGCTCAAACTGACCGTACCAACCACTATTGCTTATATGTTAATCAACTCCCCGCAGCGTTGCCCCCGTTAGGCCGCAATTGGCAGATCAAGCCGATTCCTGCGCCACGTTTGTGGACGCACTTGCGACTTGGCCCAACGTGGCAGATCGATCGGCCAGATGTGGCGTTTGTGCCAGCCCATGTCTTGCCAAGTTTGCCGCCGCGCCGTAGCGTTGTGACGATTCACGATTTGGGCTACGAGCACCACCCTGAATCGCACCCCGCCCGTCAACGGCTATATTTGCGCTACTCAACCTTGTGGAGCGCTCGTATGGCCAGCCAAATTATTGCGATCTCCGAAGCCACCAAGCGCGATCTATTGCACTACACCGGCATTGCCGCCGAAAAAATTAGTGTGATCTACCACGGTGTGCACGAGCGGTTTTATCCCCATTCAAGCGAGCAAATTAAAGCAACTGCCGCTAAATATGGCTTGCATGACAAATACCTCTTATTTATCAGCACGATCCAGCCGCGTAAAAATTTAGTGCGCTTGATCGAAGCCTATGCCCAAGCTCGTCAATACTGCCCTGATTTGCCGATGTTGGCCTTGGGCGGCAAAACTGGCTGGCTCACCGAACAAATTACCCGACAAGCTCAACAGTTAGGAATCAGCCAATATGTGGCCTTTTTAGGCTATGTGGCCGATGACGATTTACCAGCGCTGCTCAGTGGTGCGACAATTTATCTGTTGCCATCACTCTACGAAGGCTTTGGCATGACCGTGTTGGAAGCGATGGCTAGCGGTGTTCCAGTCATTACCAGCAATGTAAGCAGCTTGCCTGAAGTTGCTGGCGATGCAGCCTTGTTGGTTGAACCAACCCAAACCGATACAATTGCCGCAGCGATTGTTGAGCTTTGGCAAAACCCACAGCAACGCCACGATTTAGCCCAACGCGGCTTAGCATGGGCCAAACAATGGACATGGCAGCGCTGTGCTGAGCAAACTTTAGCAGTTCTAACAACGGTTGGCCAACATGGCTCATTCTAA
- a CDS encoding CHRD domain-containing protein, translating to MIKQAMVRGIAGLTLIGLLTACQSAESTQPSATTAPAAAHTQMAHASNTTASQPANNPALDTALDPSRGQEIGYVYEAFLSPHQEPGEEEDAPAFTPDELLSSAPSQPRANRTSRGHGFLRITKDLSKAYVDVKLENVKPEDVVMFHIHCGKPDILGPILIDFAFSGNIQENLADGTFSVELTNTDIEKESEAGSGLLGLFTAGCPIVPGLPDEVQTISGMQHIAEQSELYFNLHTKGQTFYGDIRGKLQPVKNP from the coding sequence ATGATCAAGCAAGCGATGGTTCGTGGCATTGCAGGATTGACCTTGATTGGCTTGTTGACAGCGTGTCAATCGGCGGAATCGACCCAACCAAGTGCAACGACGGCTCCAGCAGCGGCTCACACCCAAATGGCGCATGCCAGTAACACTACCGCCAGCCAACCAGCCAACAATCCAGCGCTTGATACAGCGCTTGATCCTAGCCGTGGGCAAGAAATTGGCTATGTTTATGAAGCATTTTTAAGCCCGCACCAAGAGCCAGGCGAAGAAGAAGATGCGCCAGCGTTTACGCCCGATGAGCTACTTTCAAGCGCTCCATCGCAGCCCCGCGCCAATCGCACTTCACGCGGCCACGGTTTCTTGCGAATTACCAAAGATCTCAGCAAGGCCTATGTTGATGTTAAACTCGAAAACGTCAAACCCGAAGATGTGGTGATGTTTCATATTCACTGTGGCAAGCCCGATATCCTTGGCCCAATCTTGATCGACTTCGCCTTCTCGGGCAATATTCAAGAAAATTTGGCTGATGGGACGTTTTCGGTCGAGCTAACCAATACCGATATCGAAAAGGAAAGCGAAGCAGGTTCGGGCTTATTGGGCTTGTTCACGGCTGGGTGTCCGATTGTCCCAGGCTTGCCCGATGAAGTTCAAACAATTTCGGGCATGCAGCATATCGCAGAGCAAAGTGAGCTTTATTTCAATCTGCACACCAAAGGCCAAACCTTCTATGGCGATATTCGTGGCAAATTGCAACCAGTCAAAAATCCTTAA